The following coding sequences are from one Diabrotica virgifera virgifera chromosome 2, PGI_DIABVI_V3a window:
- the LOC126880812 gene encoding zinc finger MYM-type protein 5-like — MSSYKHKSGALKRKLQKEKLEQSAKGRQDIKKFFKSNEKEELQEFQPDFNPEPTSASQTQPSSASIQNASTSTVCEGSNDECASADPNLSKDTVDDNKTFNFDDPNTWPAVMSDKIRQEIVLYYGGFQAFQARSKSFPADPSGKHFHETLLYMKTDNRTCKAIPREWLMWSETKNSIHCLPCSIFHSNQNKSKLAKEGFFPEKQQYKRLYRLFSMHERSSEHRKHYLEWKSLQISLKGHGVDSNLQQIINCEATRWKAILQRILDTTIFLSSRGLAFQGENTQIGDVHNGNFLGVLELIGKYDEVTREHLAKVKENQLNKKNII, encoded by the exons ATGTCAAGCTATAAACATAAGTCTGGAGCTTTGAAAAGAAAGCTCCAGAAAGAAAAATTAGAACAATCTGCTAAAGGTCGCCAGGATATTAAGAAGTTTTTTAAGAGTAATGAAAAAGAAGAGTTGCAAGAATTTCAACCGGATTTCAATCCAGAACCTACATCAGCCTCACAGACCCAACCTTCTTCAGCTTCAATCCAAAATGCTTCTACGTCTACTGTATGTGAGGGAAGTAATGACGAATGTGCTAGTGCTGATCCAAATCTTAGTAAGGATACTGTCGATGacaataaaacttttaattttgacGATCCTAATACGTGGCCTGCGGTGATGAGTGATAAAATACGGCAGGAAATAGTATTGTACTACGGTGGTTTTCAAGCTTTTCAGGCCAGATCAAAATCATTTCCAGCTGACCCCTCAGGAAAACATTTCCATGAAACATTGTTGTACATGAAAACAGACAACAGAACATGTAAAGCAATTCCACGTGAATGGTTAATGTGGAGTGAAACAAAAAACAGCATTCATTGTTTACCCTGTAGCATTTTCCATTCAAACCAAAACAAAAGTAAACTTGCAAAAGAAGGTTTTTTCCCTGAAAAACAACAATACAAACGATTATACAGGTTATTTTCGATGCATGAAAGAAGCTCTGAGCACAGAAAACACTACCTAGAATGGAAAAGTCTTCAGATATCATTGAAAGGACATGGTGTCGACAGCAATCTGCAACAGATTATTAACTGTGAAGCAACAAGATGGAAAGCTATTCTTCAACGAATTTTGGACACAACAATATTCTTGAGTAGTAGAGGTTTAGCTTTCCAAGGGGAAAATACCCAGATCGGTGATGTTCACAATGGAAACTTTTTAGGAGTATTGGAATTAATAGGAAAATATGACGAAGTAACTCGTGAACATTTAGCCAAAGTAAAAGAAAACCAGTTGAATAAAAAAA ACATaatctag